One window of the Trifolium pratense cultivar HEN17-A07 linkage group LG2, ARS_RC_1.1, whole genome shotgun sequence genome contains the following:
- the LOC123906034 gene encoding extra-large guanine nucleotide-binding protein 3-like isoform X4 has protein sequence MASESTDEDNNKTWEHILRRMLPAGAPLPDEEHLDYSIAVEYEGPPVPYDVPRVDPLEIGSSATPIRTASISSDHSSSSIPVAMPVYPRFSRFGRVPNGGFNRENRSPVESQRSSSVSRTQSQFDSRSGEVDRFDYSGEVAAVDDGGSSVSVSVSSPPVPSSAPIPSSIVDGKRPTTVTFNEPREFDSDGGDSYLSPRSVATEPVGSPVSAAVRQGKRGVCSRCGNKNRLKEKEACLVCDARYCSNCVLKAMGSMPEGRKCVSCIGQPIDESKRSSLGKCSRMLSRVCSPLEINQIMRAEKECAANQLRPEQLVVNGRQLRQEELAEILGCPVPPQKLKPGRYWYDKDSGLWGKEGEKPDKIISSKLNIGGKLQPEASNGNTRVYMNGREITKIELRMLKLANVQCPRDTHFWVYDDGSYEEEGQNNIKGNIWGKASTRFICSLFSLPVPSTNPPGVRDNPTNYSTRSVAEYLEHGRVQKLLLFGMEGSGTATLFKQAKFLYGNKFNAEELQNIKLMIQSSMYKYLSILLEGREQFEEEALTEKESTSLEGEGSGPETATDENKPSIYSINQRLKHFSDWLLDIMATGDLEAFFPAATREYAPMVDEIWKDPAVQETYKRREELHNLPDVAKYFLDRAIEISSNEYEPSDKDILYAEGVTQSNGLAFMEFSFDDRSPMTEIYSENLNNPAPQTKYQLIRINSKGLHDGCKWLEMFEDVRIVIFCVALSDFDQMWPTSTGKLQNKLLASRDLFESLVKHPCFKETPFVLLLNKYDAFEDKINKAPLSTCEWFSDFCPVRPHHNNHVLAHQAYYYIAVRFKELYYSLTGQKLFVGQTRGRDRVSVDEAFKYIREIIKWEDEKDEMYEINPEESYYSTEMSSAFIRQD, from the exons ATGGCATCAGAATCCACCGACGAAGACAACAACAAAACCTGGGAACACATCCTCCGCCGTATGCTTCCCGCCGGTGCACCGTTACCCGACGAAGAACATCTCGATTACTCCATCGCTGTTGAATACGAAGGTCCTCCTGTTCCTTACGATGTTCCTCGTGTCGATCCACTTGAAATCGGTTCTTCCGCTACTCCGATTCGTACTGCTTCTATTTCCTCCGATCATTCCTCTTCCTCGATTCCCGTCGCCATGCCGGTTTATCCACGCTTTTCTAGGTTTGGTAGAGTCCCTAACGGTGGTTTCAATCGCGAAAATCGAAGTCCGGTTGAGAGTCAAAGATCGTCTTCCGTTTCCAGAACTCAATCTCAGTTCGATTCACGTAGTGGCGAAGTTGATCGATTTGATTATTCCGGCGAAGTAGCCGCCGTGGACGACGGCGGTAGCTCTGTTTCAGTTTCCGTTTCGTCGCCACCTGTTCCGAGTTCTGCTCCAATTCCGTCTTCAATTGTTGATGGAAAGCGACCTACTACGGTAACGTTTAACGAACCTAGGGAGTTTGATTCCGATGGGGGAGACAGTTATCTGTCGCCGCGGTCGGTTGCAACTGAGCCGGTTGGATCACCGGTTTCTGCTGCAGTGCGGCAGGGGAAACGAGGTGTTTGTAGTAGGTGTGGGAATAAGAATAGGTTGAAAGAGAAAGAAGCTTGTTTGGTTTGTGATGCAAGGTATTGTAGTAACTGTGTTTTGAAAGCTATGGGTTCAATGCCTGAAGGAAGAAAATGTGTGAGTTGTATTGGACAACCGATCGATGAGAGTAAGAGATCGAGTTTAGGGAAGTGTTCAAGAATGTTGAGTAGAGTTTGTAGTCCTTTGGAGATTAATCAGATTATGAGAGCTGAAAAAGAGTGTGCTGCAAATCAGCTTCGGCCGGAGCAGCTTGTTGTTAATGGTAGGCAGTTGAGGCAGGAAGAGTTGGCTGAGATTTTGGGTTGTCCGGTCCCTCCTCAGAAGTTAAAGCCTGGGAGGTATTGGTATGATAAGGATTCGGGACTCTGGGGAAAG GAAGGAGAGAAGCCTGATAAGATAATAAGTTCAAAGCTTAATATTGGAGGGAAGCTTCAACCAGAAGCTAGCAATGGGAATACTAGAGTTTACATGAATGGCCGTGAAATAACAAAGATTGAGCTTAGAATGTTGAAG CTAGCAAATGTTCAATGCCCGCGCGATACCCATTTCTGGGTTTATGATGACGGATCTTACGAGGAAGAAGGACAAAATAATATCAAGGGGAACATATGGGGAAAG GCGTCCACTCGTTTCATCTGTTCATTATTCTCTTTGCCTGTACCATCTACTAATCCTCCCGGGGTCAGAGACAATCCAACTAACTACTCAACAAGGTCAGTGGCTGAGTATTTGGAGCATGGTAGAGTTCAGAAACTTTTGTTGTTTGGCATGGAAGGATCTGGGACAGCTACTCTCTTTAAACAG GCCAAGTTTTTATATGGGAACAAGTTTAACGCAGAAGAGTTGCAAAATATCAAACTCATGATTCAAAGCAGTATGTACAAGTATCTCAGCATTCTGCTTGAAGGAAGAGAGCAGTTTGAAGAGGAAGCTCTGACAGAGAAAGAATCTACTTCATTAGAAGGCGAAGGATCTGGACCTG AAACAGCAACTGATGAAAACAAACCAAGCATTTACTCGATCAATCAAAGATTGAAGCATTTTTCTGACTGGTTGCTGGATATTATGGCTACGGGGGATTTAGAGGCTTTCTTTCCTGCTGCTACACGTGAGTATGCTCCTATGGTGGATGAGATATGGAAAGATCCTGCTGTGCAGGAAACATATAAGAGAAGAGAGGAATTGCATAACCTTCCTGATGTTGCTAAATATTTCTTAGATCGG GCAATAGAAATATCAAGCAATGAGTATGAACCTTCTGATAAGGATATATTATATGCTGAAGGAGTTACGCAAAGCAATGGTCTTGCTTTCATGGAATTTTCATTTGATGATAGGAGTCCTATGACCGAGATATACAGTGAGAACTTAAATAACCCAGCTCCCCAAACCAA ATATCAACTGATTCGCATAAATTCGAAGGGACTACATGATGGCTGCAAATGGTTGGAAATGTTTGAAGATGTGAGGATAGTCATTTTTTGTGTTGCCCTCAGTGACTTCGACCAAATGTGGCCTACTAGTACTGGTAAGCTTCAGAACAAATTGTTAGCAAGCCGAGATCTTTTCGAGAGTCTGGTGAAACATCCTTGTTTTAAAGAAACCCCCTTTGTGCTTCTACTAAATAAGTATGATGCCTTCGAAGACAAGATAAACAAAGCTCCTCTGTCAACTTGTGAGTGGTTTTCGGATTTCTGTCCTGTAAGGCCCCATCACAACAATCATGTCTTAGCACACCAAGCATATTACTATATAGCTGTGAGATTCAAAGAGCTTTATTATTCCTTAACTGGCCAGAAGTTGTTTGTGGGGCAAACTCGAGGTCGGGATCGTGTCTCAGTTGACGAGGCATTCAAGTACATTAGGGAGATCATCAAATGGGAGGATGAGAAGGATGAAATGTATGAAATTAATCCAGAAGAGTCATATTACAGTACAGAGATGAGTTCTGCTTTCATCAGACAGGATTGA
- the LOC123906034 gene encoding extra-large guanine nucleotide-binding protein 3-like isoform X1 — protein MASESTDEDNNKTWEHILRRMLPAGAPLPDEEHLDYSIAVEYEGPPVPYDVPRVDPLEIGSSATPIRTASISSDHSSSSIPVAMPVYPRFSRFGRVPNGGFNRENRSPVESQRSSSVSRTQSQFDSRSGEVDRFDYSGEVAAVDDGGSSVSVSVSSPPVPSSAPIPSSIVDGKRPTTVTFNEPREFDSDGGDSYLSPRSVATEPVGSPVSAAVRQGKRGVCSRCGNKNRLKEKEACLVCDARYCSNCVLKAMGSMPEGRKCVSCIGQPIDESKRSSLGKCSRMLSRVCSPLEINQIMRAEKECAANQLRPEQLVVNGRQLRQEELAEILGCPVPPQKLKPGRYWYDKDSGLWGKEGEKPDKIISSKLNIGGKLQPEASNGNTRVYMNGREITKIELRMLKLANVQCPRDTHFWVYDDGSYEEEGQNNIKGNIWGKVLSYLIIVVYTFCASTRFICSLFSLPVPSTNPPGVRDNPTNYSTRSVAEYLEHGRVQKLLLFGMEGSGTATLFKQAKFLYGNKFNAEELQNIKLMIQSSMYKYLSILLEGREQFEEEALTEKESTSLEGEGSGPAETATDENKPSIYSINQRLKHFSDWLLDIMATGDLEAFFPAATREYAPMVDEIWKDPAVQETYKRREELHNLPDVAKYFLDRAIEISSNEYEPSDKDILYAEGVTQSNGLAFMEFSFDDRSPMTEIYSENLNNPAPQTKYQLIRINSKGLHDGCKWLEMFEDVRIVIFCVALSDFDQMWPTSTGKLQNKLLASRDLFESLVKHPCFKETPFVLLLNKYDAFEDKINKAPLSTCEWFSDFCPVRPHHNNHVLAHQAYYYIAVRFKELYYSLTGQKLFVGQTRGRDRVSVDEAFKYIREIIKWEDEKDEMYEINPEESYYSTEMSSAFIRQD, from the exons ATGGCATCAGAATCCACCGACGAAGACAACAACAAAACCTGGGAACACATCCTCCGCCGTATGCTTCCCGCCGGTGCACCGTTACCCGACGAAGAACATCTCGATTACTCCATCGCTGTTGAATACGAAGGTCCTCCTGTTCCTTACGATGTTCCTCGTGTCGATCCACTTGAAATCGGTTCTTCCGCTACTCCGATTCGTACTGCTTCTATTTCCTCCGATCATTCCTCTTCCTCGATTCCCGTCGCCATGCCGGTTTATCCACGCTTTTCTAGGTTTGGTAGAGTCCCTAACGGTGGTTTCAATCGCGAAAATCGAAGTCCGGTTGAGAGTCAAAGATCGTCTTCCGTTTCCAGAACTCAATCTCAGTTCGATTCACGTAGTGGCGAAGTTGATCGATTTGATTATTCCGGCGAAGTAGCCGCCGTGGACGACGGCGGTAGCTCTGTTTCAGTTTCCGTTTCGTCGCCACCTGTTCCGAGTTCTGCTCCAATTCCGTCTTCAATTGTTGATGGAAAGCGACCTACTACGGTAACGTTTAACGAACCTAGGGAGTTTGATTCCGATGGGGGAGACAGTTATCTGTCGCCGCGGTCGGTTGCAACTGAGCCGGTTGGATCACCGGTTTCTGCTGCAGTGCGGCAGGGGAAACGAGGTGTTTGTAGTAGGTGTGGGAATAAGAATAGGTTGAAAGAGAAAGAAGCTTGTTTGGTTTGTGATGCAAGGTATTGTAGTAACTGTGTTTTGAAAGCTATGGGTTCAATGCCTGAAGGAAGAAAATGTGTGAGTTGTATTGGACAACCGATCGATGAGAGTAAGAGATCGAGTTTAGGGAAGTGTTCAAGAATGTTGAGTAGAGTTTGTAGTCCTTTGGAGATTAATCAGATTATGAGAGCTGAAAAAGAGTGTGCTGCAAATCAGCTTCGGCCGGAGCAGCTTGTTGTTAATGGTAGGCAGTTGAGGCAGGAAGAGTTGGCTGAGATTTTGGGTTGTCCGGTCCCTCCTCAGAAGTTAAAGCCTGGGAGGTATTGGTATGATAAGGATTCGGGACTCTGGGGAAAG GAAGGAGAGAAGCCTGATAAGATAATAAGTTCAAAGCTTAATATTGGAGGGAAGCTTCAACCAGAAGCTAGCAATGGGAATACTAGAGTTTACATGAATGGCCGTGAAATAACAAAGATTGAGCTTAGAATGTTGAAG CTAGCAAATGTTCAATGCCCGCGCGATACCCATTTCTGGGTTTATGATGACGGATCTTACGAGGAAGAAGGACAAAATAATATCAAGGGGAACATATGGGGAAAGGTTCTCTCTTATCTGATAATAGTAGTATATACCTTCTGT GCGTCCACTCGTTTCATCTGTTCATTATTCTCTTTGCCTGTACCATCTACTAATCCTCCCGGGGTCAGAGACAATCCAACTAACTACTCAACAAGGTCAGTGGCTGAGTATTTGGAGCATGGTAGAGTTCAGAAACTTTTGTTGTTTGGCATGGAAGGATCTGGGACAGCTACTCTCTTTAAACAG GCCAAGTTTTTATATGGGAACAAGTTTAACGCAGAAGAGTTGCAAAATATCAAACTCATGATTCAAAGCAGTATGTACAAGTATCTCAGCATTCTGCTTGAAGGAAGAGAGCAGTTTGAAGAGGAAGCTCTGACAGAGAAAGAATCTACTTCATTAGAAGGCGAAGGATCTGGACCTG CAGAAACAGCAACTGATGAAAACAAACCAAGCATTTACTCGATCAATCAAAGATTGAAGCATTTTTCTGACTGGTTGCTGGATATTATGGCTACGGGGGATTTAGAGGCTTTCTTTCCTGCTGCTACACGTGAGTATGCTCCTATGGTGGATGAGATATGGAAAGATCCTGCTGTGCAGGAAACATATAAGAGAAGAGAGGAATTGCATAACCTTCCTGATGTTGCTAAATATTTCTTAGATCGG GCAATAGAAATATCAAGCAATGAGTATGAACCTTCTGATAAGGATATATTATATGCTGAAGGAGTTACGCAAAGCAATGGTCTTGCTTTCATGGAATTTTCATTTGATGATAGGAGTCCTATGACCGAGATATACAGTGAGAACTTAAATAACCCAGCTCCCCAAACCAA ATATCAACTGATTCGCATAAATTCGAAGGGACTACATGATGGCTGCAAATGGTTGGAAATGTTTGAAGATGTGAGGATAGTCATTTTTTGTGTTGCCCTCAGTGACTTCGACCAAATGTGGCCTACTAGTACTGGTAAGCTTCAGAACAAATTGTTAGCAAGCCGAGATCTTTTCGAGAGTCTGGTGAAACATCCTTGTTTTAAAGAAACCCCCTTTGTGCTTCTACTAAATAAGTATGATGCCTTCGAAGACAAGATAAACAAAGCTCCTCTGTCAACTTGTGAGTGGTTTTCGGATTTCTGTCCTGTAAGGCCCCATCACAACAATCATGTCTTAGCACACCAAGCATATTACTATATAGCTGTGAGATTCAAAGAGCTTTATTATTCCTTAACTGGCCAGAAGTTGTTTGTGGGGCAAACTCGAGGTCGGGATCGTGTCTCAGTTGACGAGGCATTCAAGTACATTAGGGAGATCATCAAATGGGAGGATGAGAAGGATGAAATGTATGAAATTAATCCAGAAGAGTCATATTACAGTACAGAGATGAGTTCTGCTTTCATCAGACAGGATTGA
- the LOC123906034 gene encoding extra-large guanine nucleotide-binding protein 3-like isoform X2 has translation MASESTDEDNNKTWEHILRRMLPAGAPLPDEEHLDYSIAVEYEGPPVPYDVPRVDPLEIGSSATPIRTASISSDHSSSSIPVAMPVYPRFSRFGRVPNGGFNRENRSPVESQRSSSVSRTQSQFDSRSGEVDRFDYSGEVAAVDDGGSSVSVSVSSPPVPSSAPIPSSIVDGKRPTTVTFNEPREFDSDGGDSYLSPRSVATEPVGSPVSAAVRQGKRGVCSRCGNKNRLKEKEACLVCDARYCSNCVLKAMGSMPEGRKCVSCIGQPIDESKRSSLGKCSRMLSRVCSPLEINQIMRAEKECAANQLRPEQLVVNGRQLRQEELAEILGCPVPPQKLKPGRYWYDKDSGLWGKEGEKPDKIISSKLNIGGKLQPEASNGNTRVYMNGREITKIELRMLKLANVQCPRDTHFWVYDDGSYEEEGQNNIKGNIWGKVLSYLIIVVYTFCASTRFICSLFSLPVPSTNPPGVRDNPTNYSTRSVAEYLEHGRVQKLLLFGMEGSGTATLFKQAKFLYGNKFNAEELQNIKLMIQSSMYKYLSILLEGREQFEEEALTEKESTSLEGEGSGPETATDENKPSIYSINQRLKHFSDWLLDIMATGDLEAFFPAATREYAPMVDEIWKDPAVQETYKRREELHNLPDVAKYFLDRAIEISSNEYEPSDKDILYAEGVTQSNGLAFMEFSFDDRSPMTEIYSENLNNPAPQTKYQLIRINSKGLHDGCKWLEMFEDVRIVIFCVALSDFDQMWPTSTGKLQNKLLASRDLFESLVKHPCFKETPFVLLLNKYDAFEDKINKAPLSTCEWFSDFCPVRPHHNNHVLAHQAYYYIAVRFKELYYSLTGQKLFVGQTRGRDRVSVDEAFKYIREIIKWEDEKDEMYEINPEESYYSTEMSSAFIRQD, from the exons ATGGCATCAGAATCCACCGACGAAGACAACAACAAAACCTGGGAACACATCCTCCGCCGTATGCTTCCCGCCGGTGCACCGTTACCCGACGAAGAACATCTCGATTACTCCATCGCTGTTGAATACGAAGGTCCTCCTGTTCCTTACGATGTTCCTCGTGTCGATCCACTTGAAATCGGTTCTTCCGCTACTCCGATTCGTACTGCTTCTATTTCCTCCGATCATTCCTCTTCCTCGATTCCCGTCGCCATGCCGGTTTATCCACGCTTTTCTAGGTTTGGTAGAGTCCCTAACGGTGGTTTCAATCGCGAAAATCGAAGTCCGGTTGAGAGTCAAAGATCGTCTTCCGTTTCCAGAACTCAATCTCAGTTCGATTCACGTAGTGGCGAAGTTGATCGATTTGATTATTCCGGCGAAGTAGCCGCCGTGGACGACGGCGGTAGCTCTGTTTCAGTTTCCGTTTCGTCGCCACCTGTTCCGAGTTCTGCTCCAATTCCGTCTTCAATTGTTGATGGAAAGCGACCTACTACGGTAACGTTTAACGAACCTAGGGAGTTTGATTCCGATGGGGGAGACAGTTATCTGTCGCCGCGGTCGGTTGCAACTGAGCCGGTTGGATCACCGGTTTCTGCTGCAGTGCGGCAGGGGAAACGAGGTGTTTGTAGTAGGTGTGGGAATAAGAATAGGTTGAAAGAGAAAGAAGCTTGTTTGGTTTGTGATGCAAGGTATTGTAGTAACTGTGTTTTGAAAGCTATGGGTTCAATGCCTGAAGGAAGAAAATGTGTGAGTTGTATTGGACAACCGATCGATGAGAGTAAGAGATCGAGTTTAGGGAAGTGTTCAAGAATGTTGAGTAGAGTTTGTAGTCCTTTGGAGATTAATCAGATTATGAGAGCTGAAAAAGAGTGTGCTGCAAATCAGCTTCGGCCGGAGCAGCTTGTTGTTAATGGTAGGCAGTTGAGGCAGGAAGAGTTGGCTGAGATTTTGGGTTGTCCGGTCCCTCCTCAGAAGTTAAAGCCTGGGAGGTATTGGTATGATAAGGATTCGGGACTCTGGGGAAAG GAAGGAGAGAAGCCTGATAAGATAATAAGTTCAAAGCTTAATATTGGAGGGAAGCTTCAACCAGAAGCTAGCAATGGGAATACTAGAGTTTACATGAATGGCCGTGAAATAACAAAGATTGAGCTTAGAATGTTGAAG CTAGCAAATGTTCAATGCCCGCGCGATACCCATTTCTGGGTTTATGATGACGGATCTTACGAGGAAGAAGGACAAAATAATATCAAGGGGAACATATGGGGAAAGGTTCTCTCTTATCTGATAATAGTAGTATATACCTTCTGT GCGTCCACTCGTTTCATCTGTTCATTATTCTCTTTGCCTGTACCATCTACTAATCCTCCCGGGGTCAGAGACAATCCAACTAACTACTCAACAAGGTCAGTGGCTGAGTATTTGGAGCATGGTAGAGTTCAGAAACTTTTGTTGTTTGGCATGGAAGGATCTGGGACAGCTACTCTCTTTAAACAG GCCAAGTTTTTATATGGGAACAAGTTTAACGCAGAAGAGTTGCAAAATATCAAACTCATGATTCAAAGCAGTATGTACAAGTATCTCAGCATTCTGCTTGAAGGAAGAGAGCAGTTTGAAGAGGAAGCTCTGACAGAGAAAGAATCTACTTCATTAGAAGGCGAAGGATCTGGACCTG AAACAGCAACTGATGAAAACAAACCAAGCATTTACTCGATCAATCAAAGATTGAAGCATTTTTCTGACTGGTTGCTGGATATTATGGCTACGGGGGATTTAGAGGCTTTCTTTCCTGCTGCTACACGTGAGTATGCTCCTATGGTGGATGAGATATGGAAAGATCCTGCTGTGCAGGAAACATATAAGAGAAGAGAGGAATTGCATAACCTTCCTGATGTTGCTAAATATTTCTTAGATCGG GCAATAGAAATATCAAGCAATGAGTATGAACCTTCTGATAAGGATATATTATATGCTGAAGGAGTTACGCAAAGCAATGGTCTTGCTTTCATGGAATTTTCATTTGATGATAGGAGTCCTATGACCGAGATATACAGTGAGAACTTAAATAACCCAGCTCCCCAAACCAA ATATCAACTGATTCGCATAAATTCGAAGGGACTACATGATGGCTGCAAATGGTTGGAAATGTTTGAAGATGTGAGGATAGTCATTTTTTGTGTTGCCCTCAGTGACTTCGACCAAATGTGGCCTACTAGTACTGGTAAGCTTCAGAACAAATTGTTAGCAAGCCGAGATCTTTTCGAGAGTCTGGTGAAACATCCTTGTTTTAAAGAAACCCCCTTTGTGCTTCTACTAAATAAGTATGATGCCTTCGAAGACAAGATAAACAAAGCTCCTCTGTCAACTTGTGAGTGGTTTTCGGATTTCTGTCCTGTAAGGCCCCATCACAACAATCATGTCTTAGCACACCAAGCATATTACTATATAGCTGTGAGATTCAAAGAGCTTTATTATTCCTTAACTGGCCAGAAGTTGTTTGTGGGGCAAACTCGAGGTCGGGATCGTGTCTCAGTTGACGAGGCATTCAAGTACATTAGGGAGATCATCAAATGGGAGGATGAGAAGGATGAAATGTATGAAATTAATCCAGAAGAGTCATATTACAGTACAGAGATGAGTTCTGCTTTCATCAGACAGGATTGA
- the LOC123906034 gene encoding extra-large guanine nucleotide-binding protein 3-like isoform X3 — MASESTDEDNNKTWEHILRRMLPAGAPLPDEEHLDYSIAVEYEGPPVPYDVPRVDPLEIGSSATPIRTASISSDHSSSSIPVAMPVYPRFSRFGRVPNGGFNRENRSPVESQRSSSVSRTQSQFDSRSGEVDRFDYSGEVAAVDDGGSSVSVSVSSPPVPSSAPIPSSIVDGKRPTTVTFNEPREFDSDGGDSYLSPRSVATEPVGSPVSAAVRQGKRGVCSRCGNKNRLKEKEACLVCDARYCSNCVLKAMGSMPEGRKCVSCIGQPIDESKRSSLGKCSRMLSRVCSPLEINQIMRAEKECAANQLRPEQLVVNGRQLRQEELAEILGCPVPPQKLKPGRYWYDKDSGLWGKEGEKPDKIISSKLNIGGKLQPEASNGNTRVYMNGREITKIELRMLKLANVQCPRDTHFWVYDDGSYEEEGQNNIKGNIWGKASTRFICSLFSLPVPSTNPPGVRDNPTNYSTRSVAEYLEHGRVQKLLLFGMEGSGTATLFKQAKFLYGNKFNAEELQNIKLMIQSSMYKYLSILLEGREQFEEEALTEKESTSLEGEGSGPAETATDENKPSIYSINQRLKHFSDWLLDIMATGDLEAFFPAATREYAPMVDEIWKDPAVQETYKRREELHNLPDVAKYFLDRAIEISSNEYEPSDKDILYAEGVTQSNGLAFMEFSFDDRSPMTEIYSENLNNPAPQTKYQLIRINSKGLHDGCKWLEMFEDVRIVIFCVALSDFDQMWPTSTGKLQNKLLASRDLFESLVKHPCFKETPFVLLLNKYDAFEDKINKAPLSTCEWFSDFCPVRPHHNNHVLAHQAYYYIAVRFKELYYSLTGQKLFVGQTRGRDRVSVDEAFKYIREIIKWEDEKDEMYEINPEESYYSTEMSSAFIRQD, encoded by the exons ATGGCATCAGAATCCACCGACGAAGACAACAACAAAACCTGGGAACACATCCTCCGCCGTATGCTTCCCGCCGGTGCACCGTTACCCGACGAAGAACATCTCGATTACTCCATCGCTGTTGAATACGAAGGTCCTCCTGTTCCTTACGATGTTCCTCGTGTCGATCCACTTGAAATCGGTTCTTCCGCTACTCCGATTCGTACTGCTTCTATTTCCTCCGATCATTCCTCTTCCTCGATTCCCGTCGCCATGCCGGTTTATCCACGCTTTTCTAGGTTTGGTAGAGTCCCTAACGGTGGTTTCAATCGCGAAAATCGAAGTCCGGTTGAGAGTCAAAGATCGTCTTCCGTTTCCAGAACTCAATCTCAGTTCGATTCACGTAGTGGCGAAGTTGATCGATTTGATTATTCCGGCGAAGTAGCCGCCGTGGACGACGGCGGTAGCTCTGTTTCAGTTTCCGTTTCGTCGCCACCTGTTCCGAGTTCTGCTCCAATTCCGTCTTCAATTGTTGATGGAAAGCGACCTACTACGGTAACGTTTAACGAACCTAGGGAGTTTGATTCCGATGGGGGAGACAGTTATCTGTCGCCGCGGTCGGTTGCAACTGAGCCGGTTGGATCACCGGTTTCTGCTGCAGTGCGGCAGGGGAAACGAGGTGTTTGTAGTAGGTGTGGGAATAAGAATAGGTTGAAAGAGAAAGAAGCTTGTTTGGTTTGTGATGCAAGGTATTGTAGTAACTGTGTTTTGAAAGCTATGGGTTCAATGCCTGAAGGAAGAAAATGTGTGAGTTGTATTGGACAACCGATCGATGAGAGTAAGAGATCGAGTTTAGGGAAGTGTTCAAGAATGTTGAGTAGAGTTTGTAGTCCTTTGGAGATTAATCAGATTATGAGAGCTGAAAAAGAGTGTGCTGCAAATCAGCTTCGGCCGGAGCAGCTTGTTGTTAATGGTAGGCAGTTGAGGCAGGAAGAGTTGGCTGAGATTTTGGGTTGTCCGGTCCCTCCTCAGAAGTTAAAGCCTGGGAGGTATTGGTATGATAAGGATTCGGGACTCTGGGGAAAG GAAGGAGAGAAGCCTGATAAGATAATAAGTTCAAAGCTTAATATTGGAGGGAAGCTTCAACCAGAAGCTAGCAATGGGAATACTAGAGTTTACATGAATGGCCGTGAAATAACAAAGATTGAGCTTAGAATGTTGAAG CTAGCAAATGTTCAATGCCCGCGCGATACCCATTTCTGGGTTTATGATGACGGATCTTACGAGGAAGAAGGACAAAATAATATCAAGGGGAACATATGGGGAAAG GCGTCCACTCGTTTCATCTGTTCATTATTCTCTTTGCCTGTACCATCTACTAATCCTCCCGGGGTCAGAGACAATCCAACTAACTACTCAACAAGGTCAGTGGCTGAGTATTTGGAGCATGGTAGAGTTCAGAAACTTTTGTTGTTTGGCATGGAAGGATCTGGGACAGCTACTCTCTTTAAACAG GCCAAGTTTTTATATGGGAACAAGTTTAACGCAGAAGAGTTGCAAAATATCAAACTCATGATTCAAAGCAGTATGTACAAGTATCTCAGCATTCTGCTTGAAGGAAGAGAGCAGTTTGAAGAGGAAGCTCTGACAGAGAAAGAATCTACTTCATTAGAAGGCGAAGGATCTGGACCTG CAGAAACAGCAACTGATGAAAACAAACCAAGCATTTACTCGATCAATCAAAGATTGAAGCATTTTTCTGACTGGTTGCTGGATATTATGGCTACGGGGGATTTAGAGGCTTTCTTTCCTGCTGCTACACGTGAGTATGCTCCTATGGTGGATGAGATATGGAAAGATCCTGCTGTGCAGGAAACATATAAGAGAAGAGAGGAATTGCATAACCTTCCTGATGTTGCTAAATATTTCTTAGATCGG GCAATAGAAATATCAAGCAATGAGTATGAACCTTCTGATAAGGATATATTATATGCTGAAGGAGTTACGCAAAGCAATGGTCTTGCTTTCATGGAATTTTCATTTGATGATAGGAGTCCTATGACCGAGATATACAGTGAGAACTTAAATAACCCAGCTCCCCAAACCAA ATATCAACTGATTCGCATAAATTCGAAGGGACTACATGATGGCTGCAAATGGTTGGAAATGTTTGAAGATGTGAGGATAGTCATTTTTTGTGTTGCCCTCAGTGACTTCGACCAAATGTGGCCTACTAGTACTGGTAAGCTTCAGAACAAATTGTTAGCAAGCCGAGATCTTTTCGAGAGTCTGGTGAAACATCCTTGTTTTAAAGAAACCCCCTTTGTGCTTCTACTAAATAAGTATGATGCCTTCGAAGACAAGATAAACAAAGCTCCTCTGTCAACTTGTGAGTGGTTTTCGGATTTCTGTCCTGTAAGGCCCCATCACAACAATCATGTCTTAGCACACCAAGCATATTACTATATAGCTGTGAGATTCAAAGAGCTTTATTATTCCTTAACTGGCCAGAAGTTGTTTGTGGGGCAAACTCGAGGTCGGGATCGTGTCTCAGTTGACGAGGCATTCAAGTACATTAGGGAGATCATCAAATGGGAGGATGAGAAGGATGAAATGTATGAAATTAATCCAGAAGAGTCATATTACAGTACAGAGATGAGTTCTGCTTTCATCAGACAGGATTGA